Genomic segment of Rhodohalobacter mucosus:
TAATCTCAGTTGTGGATAATGACAGTTAGTGCATCCGGCAACGACAACCATACATCTTATTCAGGATGGGCACTCAATCATTACATCATCGAAAAAACTATTCCGCAACGGGAAGTGGCCGAACTTTGCGCCAAACTTCATTTCCCGCATGTTTCAGACTCATCCTGCTTCTTTTAGCTTTGTCGTTACAAAACAGCAGATTACTTGCACAGGCTGAAGAAACTCCGCCATCACTGCTTTCTACCGAAGCCCCTACCCTTCGCTTCGAACATCTTAAAGTGGGCGACGGCCTGGCACAGGGTAGTGCCAATACTATCACCCAGGACAGCCAGGGGTATATCTGGGTTACCACACAAAGCGGCCTGCATCGCTACAACGGGTATGAGTTTGAAGTGTATAACTATACCGCGTTCGATTCTACGTCACTTTCTGAGGGATGGGTATGGCACACGGAAGAATCCATGAACGGAGACATGTGGGTTACCACCAATTCAAGCGGACTTAACCGGATGGACAGGGCAACCGGAAAATTTACCCACTACAGACACAACCCCGATGATTCCACGTCCATTTCAAGTGACTGGACGAGGTTTCTCTATGAAGATAGCCGGGGTAATCTCTGGGTTTCAACAGATAATGACGGCCTGAACCGGATGCGAGCGGGTGAGGACGGTATTTTTAAACGCTTTTTGCACGAACACGATGATTCCACAACCATTTCAAGCAATACCATCTACTTCATAAATGAAGATGCCGATGGGTATATCTGGGCCGGCAGTACCAACGGTATGAGCCGAATTCATCCCGAAACAGAAGAAGTTACCCGCTTTTTATTTGATCCGGATGCTCAGGAACGATACGGACAGCCTGGAAATGTGTTTGATATCATGCCTTATGATCAGGACCCGGATATTTTCTGGCTTGCTACCGGAAACGGCCTGGTTCGCTTTAACAAGCAAACCGGCGGCACCGAGCGGTTTATCATTGAACCCAATACAGATGGATTAAACCCACTCAATTTAATCCACCAGATTGTACCGGATCCGGATCTGCCCGGTGTTTTCTGGGTTGCAGGTCCCGGTACAGGCGTAGCCCGGTTTGATACACGGACAGAAGAATTCACAACCTATCGCAACGATCCGAGAGACCCCAACAGTCTTGCTGAGGATTATGCACAATCCATTTTTGCTGATCAGTCCGGCACCATCTGGGTCGGATATACGGCAGAGGGCATCAGCTCTTTCAACCCCGGAGCCGTCAATTTCTGGCATCTGCGCCACAATCCGAATGATCCGCTCAGCTTGTCTCCGGGTATTGTATGGGGCGTATATGAAGACAGCCGGGGCACCCTATGGGTGGGTACGGATGCAGGGCCTACAACCCGATACCTCACACAATACCATCCGGAAAAAGGAGCCATTAAATACCACCAGTTCGAACCCAATAACCCCAACTCTCTACTTCCGGGCCTCCATTGGAGATTCGCTGAAACCGATGACGGACGTTTTTGGGTGGCCGGAAATGTGGGCCTGAGCCGCCTCGACAGGGAAACCGGCGAAGTTACACGGCTGCGGCAACAGGAAGGCAACAATAATATCTTCAACATGATACCAACTCTTGGAAACAGAAATCAGTTCTGGATCGCAAATGGCGGGGGTTTAGACCTGTATGATACGGAGTCGGAAACATATACAAAGATAAACGTTGCCCCTGAAGGACAGGATAATGAACCCATCGTTCTTGATGTTTATGAAGACCCTGAAAATCAGGTTTTGTGGCTTGGCACATCTACCGGATTGATTCGCTATAATATGTCGGCCAGAACCTCCGAACTGTTTTCATACAATCCGAAAGATACCACATCCATCAGTGATGATGTGATTTTCAGCGTTGTTCCCCAGGAATCCGAACCCGGCATTCTCTGGCTGGCAACCCAGAATGCCGGGCTGAACCGGTTTGATACCCGTACAAATACGGCCACACATTTCACAATGGCAGACGGTTTGGCCGATGATCATATCTATGGCATGCTCAAGGATGAAAATGGCACCCTTTGGATGAGTTCGAACGGTGGGCTGACCAATTTCGACCCCAAAACGTTTGCTATCCGCAATTATGGATTGGATGACGGTTTGATGGCGCTTGAGTACAACCAAAACGCCTTCTTCAAAAACACGAACGGCATTATGTATTTTGGAAGCGCAAAAGGCGTTACCGCATTTGCGCCGGAACTGCTCAGGATCAATGAGACACCGCCCCGGGTTGCAATTTCCGATTTCAGGCTTTTTAACCGGTCGGTACCCGTAGGCCCCGACTCCCCGCTGCAGCAGGCGCTTTCCGAAACGGATACCATCACGCTGACCCACAAACAAAATGAAGTGGCGTTCGACTTTGTGGCACTGCACTATACAAACTCAAATAAGAACCGCTATCGCTACCAGCTTATCGGATATGATGAGGAATGGGTTGAGGCCGGAACCCAGCGAACCGCAGCTTACACTAATCTTTCTTCCGGCGACTATACATTCCGGGTCATTGCAGCCAACTCCGACGGAGTATGGAATAATGAAGGGGCATCTGTAAACCTCTCCATACTCCCTCCCTGGTATGCAACCTTGTGGGCCTACGGCCTTTTTGCTGGAATGTTTGGGTTTATGGTATTTGGCGTAGACCGGATTCAGCGGATGCGTTTAAGAAAAAAAGAGCAGGAGCGATCCGCACTGCGTGAAGCGGAATTACGGGCAGAAGCAGAAAACAAGCGGCGTTCTGACACCGAACAACTCAGCAAAATCGGACAGGCTATTACGTCCACCCTTTCTGTTGATGAAATTATTGAAAGGGTTTATGAGAACGTAAATGCACTTATGGACGCGGCCGTATTCGGTGTCGGCATTTATAACGAACATAAAAACAACCTTTACTTCCCCGCTACCAAGGAAAAGGGGGAGATGCTGCCATCATTCTCCTTCAGCCTCGATGAGGAGTCCCGGCTTGCCGTCTGGTGCTTTAAAAACAGAAAAGAGGTTGTAATTGGTGATTACGCAAATGAACACCAAAAGTATCTCAAGCAATATTTGAAGCCGGTTGAAGGAGGGGAACCTGTATCCGTTCTCTATCTCCCCCTGATTCAGCAAAATAAAGTGATCGGGGTGGTAACAACCCAGAGCTTTGAGAAAAATGCATATACAGCCTACCATATCAACCTTCTCAGAAACCTGGCTACCTATGCCGCCATCGCACTCGATAACGCAGCAGCCTATCGCAAGCTGAATTCCACATTGGGTGAACTGAAAGCAACTCAAAGCCAGCTCGTTCAACAGGAAAAACTGGCTTCCCTGGGGCAGCTCACCGCCGGCATTGCCCATGAAATCAAGAATCCGTTGAACTTTGTAAATAATTTCTCGGAACTGAGTGTGGAATTGGTGGAAGAGGCAAGGGAGGAAGTAAAAGAAAAGCTGACTGCTGACAGCCATCAGCTGACAGCTATTTTAGACGACATCGAAGTTAACCTGCGCAAGATCCATGAGCACGGCGGCCGGGCCGACGGTATCGTGAAATCAATGCTTCTCCATTCCAGGGGCGGAAGCGGTGAAATGGTAAAAACAAACCTGAATGCACTGGTACAGGAATACTCCAACCTGGCGTTTCATGGCATGAGAGCAGGAAAAGAATCTATCAATGTGGATATTGAGCTGGAGCTCGATGAATCCCTCGGAGATGTAAAACTGATCGCTGAAGACTTTAGCAGGGTGATTCTAAATCTGTGCAATAATGCCTTTGATGCCATGCGTGAAAAGCATACGCAGACCGGTGACGGAAGACCGGGGACCGAAGAAAAGTCCCCCCGTCAGCCGACGGAGGGAAAGACCGGCGAAGCCGGACAGGGGGATGACGCTCTGCCCCGCTACAGCCCCAAATTGACGATACGAACCCGTAAAACCGCCAATGGTGTGTCTATCGACATTGAGGACAACGGGCCCGGAATTCCTGATGAGATGAAAGACAAAATTATGCAGCCGTTTTTCACGACAAAGAAAGGCAAGCAGGGTACCGGACTGGGTCTCTCCATAACAAATGATATTGTAAAGGCCCATGGAGGCACCTTGAAAATTGTTAACAATCAGGATCAGGGTACCACCTTCGTAATTATGCTACCAGAACATTCATAATTCATTTAAAATATGTCCAAATCCCAAGACAGTGAAGTAAAACTAAAGCAGCGTGAAGCTGAATTAGATCTGATTAGCAGGGTTCAGGAGGGTCTGCTTGAGAAAAAAGACATGCAGGAGATCTACGAGCTGATCGGGGAACAGCTTCGCGAGCTTTTTGACGCTCAGGTTACGGGTATTTATACATTCGACCATGATGCAGACATGGAGCATTTTCAATACCTCTATGAGGATGGCGAACGGCTTTACCCGGAATCCCGCTCACTGAATAAGCTCAGAAAATGGATAATTCAGAATGCAGATACCCTATTAATCAATGAAAATTCCTTTAAAAGGATAGAAGAGATTACGGGCGTGGAAATTACACCCGTCCCCGGCACCCGATTTCCAAAATCGATGCTGTTTGTTCCACTCATTGTTGATGACAGGGTAACCGGCTGCCTAAGTCTCCAAAACCTGGACCGCGAACATGCATTTCAGGATTCCGACGTTCAGCTTCTGAGTACACTGGCTAACAGC
This window contains:
- a CDS encoding two-component regulator propeller domain-containing protein, which translates into the protein MSLQNSRLLAQAEETPPSLLSTEAPTLRFEHLKVGDGLAQGSANTITQDSQGYIWVTTQSGLHRYNGYEFEVYNYTAFDSTSLSEGWVWHTEESMNGDMWVTTNSSGLNRMDRATGKFTHYRHNPDDSTSISSDWTRFLYEDSRGNLWVSTDNDGLNRMRAGEDGIFKRFLHEHDDSTTISSNTIYFINEDADGYIWAGSTNGMSRIHPETEEVTRFLFDPDAQERYGQPGNVFDIMPYDQDPDIFWLATGNGLVRFNKQTGGTERFIIEPNTDGLNPLNLIHQIVPDPDLPGVFWVAGPGTGVARFDTRTEEFTTYRNDPRDPNSLAEDYAQSIFADQSGTIWVGYTAEGISSFNPGAVNFWHLRHNPNDPLSLSPGIVWGVYEDSRGTLWVGTDAGPTTRYLTQYHPEKGAIKYHQFEPNNPNSLLPGLHWRFAETDDGRFWVAGNVGLSRLDRETGEVTRLRQQEGNNNIFNMIPTLGNRNQFWIANGGGLDLYDTESETYTKINVAPEGQDNEPIVLDVYEDPENQVLWLGTSTGLIRYNMSARTSELFSYNPKDTTSISDDVIFSVVPQESEPGILWLATQNAGLNRFDTRTNTATHFTMADGLADDHIYGMLKDENGTLWMSSNGGLTNFDPKTFAIRNYGLDDGLMALEYNQNAFFKNTNGIMYFGSAKGVTAFAPELLRINETPPRVAISDFRLFNRSVPVGPDSPLQQALSETDTITLTHKQNEVAFDFVALHYTNSNKNRYRYQLIGYDEEWVEAGTQRTAAYTNLSSGDYTFRVIAANSDGVWNNEGASVNLSILPPWYATLWAYGLFAGMFGFMVFGVDRIQRMRLRKKEQERSALREAELRAEAENKRRSDTEQLSKIGQAITSTLSVDEIIERVYENVNALMDAAVFGVGIYNEHKNNLYFPATKEKGEMLPSFSFSLDEESRLAVWCFKNRKEVVIGDYANEHQKYLKQYLKPVEGGEPVSVLYLPLIQQNKVIGVVTTQSFEKNAYTAYHINLLRNLATYAAIALDNAAAYRKLNSTLGELKATQSQLVQQEKLASLGQLTAGIAHEIKNPLNFVNNFSELSVELVEEAREEVKEKLTADSHQLTAILDDIEVNLRKIHEHGGRADGIVKSMLLHSRGGSGEMVKTNLNALVQEYSNLAFHGMRAGKESINVDIELELDESLGDVKLIAEDFSRVILNLCNNAFDAMREKHTQTGDGRPGTEEKSPRQPTEGKTGEAGQGDDALPRYSPKLTIRTRKTANGVSIDIEDNGPGIPDEMKDKIMQPFFTTKKGKQGTGLGLSITNDIVKAHGGTLKIVNNQDQGTTFVIMLPEHS